The Verrucomicrobiota bacterium sequence AAGTGAACAACACGTCAACCATATCCGCCTTAGATTGGCTGCCTACATTGTGTGGAATTGCAGGCGTAAACATCAACCCTAATGAGTTTCATGGAGAAGATATACTAGACATCTGGATGGGGAACGATCGTTCGCGCGTAAGTAACCAATACTGGGAACGTTCAATGAAACAAGTCGATGACGAGGGCGAATGGAGGCTGTATGTAAATGAGAAAAGACCAGGAGTTTTCAAGATAACCGGGCTATACAACTTAACAGCCGACTTATACGAGACCAAAGACCTCCAAAAAAATCCTCTTTATGCAGATAAAAAGGCCGAACTTCTAGCTGACTGGCAGGCTTGGGCAGCTACCTTACCAGTTACCTTGCCTTAACAAGTATGCAAGACCTGCACTAAATACTGATTCCCACAGTAGACCCCAAGGCCAAGTAAGCCTTGCTACTGTGGGATAATTTTAAGCATCTAGAAGCTTTCAAGCTTAACTTTAAGCTACTTCCTAGCTCTTAGCCATCGTAGCCGGGAGCAATGCCTTAATCAGATTATCCAGTCTCTTTTCATTGTGGCTCAAGCTTTTATGCATCTCGTTCAACTTCTATTACCTAATCCGCGTTAAAGATCCTCTGTGCTCATTTCTGTAAACTAACCCTTGTTCATTATTCGCTCTATGGTTAGCAGAGAATGCTCGCAGGCATCAGTATCTATTCAGAGCATGTTTGAATTCACTTCAATAACATTTAAATATCCATTTTTGTCACTGGGGTTATCGATAAGATTGAAGCATTCATAAATTATTCCGCCGGATTGATCCTCTGATGCCAACTCCAATCAAAGCCTAGTTGCTCTGTGCACTTTTCCGGATTTGATCCCCTGAAACTGACCCCGATCTAAGCAGTATGGTGCTCCGCGCAAATTTTTTATAGCTTTCCCGGTCAAGCCGCAAGATGACAATAAAATAAGCCGGAGATAACTCTAAGAGGTCTGAAAGCATAATAGCTTGGACCAGGCACTATCAATTATTCATTAGCAAATAAGCTAATCATATTTATGTATACACATACGGTTAATAAAGATTTGGATTAAATGTTTAATTTATTTGTGTTTCCACCCGATCTTATAAGAGGAAAGCAGTGATTATGAAAAAGAAGGAACCCATCAAAGTTAAAAAATCAGGGGAAATTCAGGATACGTTCCAGGCATATCTGAATGAGATTGGAAAGACCAAATTACTGACACGAGCTCAGGAAATTGAGCTGGCTGAAAAGATCAAGGCTGGCGACTCCAGAGCACGTCAGCATATGATCCAAGCAAACCTCAGACTTGTCGTTAAGTTGGCTCAGGACTATAAGAATTATGGACTACCCATGCTTGACCTGATTTCAGAAGGCAATTTGGGCCTTATACGTGCAGTTGAAAAATTTGATCCAGAAAAAGGTGCTAAATTCAGCACCTATGCCTCTTGGTGGATCAAGCAATCCATCAGACGAGCACTAGCCAATCAGAGTAAAACTATACGTTTGCCTGTTTATCTGAGTGATCGCGTTCAGAAAATGAGACGCATTGAGCATCAACTAACGGATGAACTGAGTAGGAATCCTACAGATTCTGAACTGGCTGCAGAGTTAGAAATGACTATAGCTCAGGTTGCTATGCTAAAAAGAGTGTCGCTCGAAACACTGTCGCTAGATGCGTCTGCCTTAAGTGATACGGAAGACTATACACTCGCAGAATGCCTTGGTGACGCCAACTCGGACGATCCCTCAGAGCAATTAGAAGAAATGAATATGCAGCAGGCTGCTATTGAAGCACTTGCAGAATTGGATCAGCGTGAGATACGCATTCTCTCACTTCGATTTGGTCTAGAGGGAGAAGATGTGCAAACTCTTTCGGAAATCGGCAAGTCTTTTAACGTAACCCGCGAGCGCATACGCCAATTACAGAACGGCGCTCTGCGCAAAGTGCGAAGAGCGATCCGAAGAATGGATTCCGAGTCCAAGCGCGTTGCTAAAAACTTACAAGCAAAAAAGAGTGCCGCTAAAAAAGAAACCCGGGGCATCCTAGAGAACAAACTACCTCGCGAAACCTCTTGTCTAGAAATTAAGAAGCCATTTCCAGATAAAACCGGAAGTTTACTGGCCTAGTCTTGTTATAATCTATTTCATCCATTGACGAAACGTCTACGATCTGGCTTCATGGAACATTTATGAAGACGATAGGGTTAGGACTTGTAGGATGTGGTGTTGTAGGAGGCGGATTGGTTAAGGCTTTGCGTAAGAATAGTGATTTGATCACCCAACGTTCCGGATTGGAATTGAACATCGCACGCGTTGCCGTGCGCGATATCAAAAAGGACCGCGGCATTGACCCTTCTTGTTTGACCACAGAATGGCTCGAAGTTATCCAAGATCCTAAAGTTCAGGTAGTTATTGAGTTAATGGGAGGAACTGACACTTCTTACAAGGTAGTGCAAAGGGCTATTGAATCAGATAAGCCTGTCGTAACGGCAAACAAAGCTTTACTCGCTGAAAGAGGCGAGTCGCTTTTTGCTCTAGCAACCGAAAGAAAAGTCCCACTCTATTTTGAAGCCAGTGTCGCCGGGGGGATTCCTATAGTCCAAGCCCTAACAGAAGGTCTACAAGCAAACCATATTAAATCCATACATGGTATTATCAATGGGACTTGTAATTACATTATGACTCGCATGGCTTCAGAAGGTGCTGACTTCGAAACGATCTTGGCTGATGCCAAACGCCTTGGATACGCAGAAACCGATGAGGCCCTTGATGTCGATGGCATTGATGCAGCACATAAAGCAGCCATCTTGGCAACACTCGCATACGGCTTCTTCGTTCCATTTGATCATGTTTTTGTAGAAGGCATTCGCAACTTAACACCTTTGGATTTTGATTTCGCGAGCAGCCTAGGATATTTACCTAAGCTGCTAGCAACGATTAAAGTAAATGAGAAAAACGCTGTAGAAGTTCGCGTTCACCCTACCCTCATTCCAAAATCACATGTCCTGGCTTCTATAGATGGTGTTTATAACGCTGTAGCGGTTGAAGGAGATGTCGTGGGCAATACTCTCTTTTACGGCCGAGGTGCAGGAGCTGATCCTACTGCTAGTGCGGTATTGAGTGACACAATAGAAGTTGCCTCGCAAATAGCATCGGGTGATGCTGCACGACATTTCCAAGAACACCATCTTTACAACAAACTCATTACTATGGATGAAGTGATAACCCGGTATTATGTCCGCCTTACAGTTGATGATAAGCCTGGTGTGTTAGCACAAGTTGCAGACGCTTTTGGAAAGAACAATATTGGTATCTCATCGGTCATCCAACCTGATAAGTCAAATGCGGATGGCACTATCCCATTGGTCCTTATGCTAGATAAAGCAAAAGAATTGGTTCTGCAGGAAGCCATGCAAACCATTACCCAGTTACCTGTAGTCAAATCACCTAATCAAGTGATTCGTTTGGAAGACTTTGAGGAGTAAATCGAATAGCTTGCCATGACTCCTGTAGCTGGTTCTCAAGATCAGCCCGATGATTGTCACAAATCTTGACTGCTAGAAAGGTAGAACCACCTCGCAGCATCATTCCTAATTTATCTCCTGAAATCCATATTACTACTTTATCTAGAGTATTTTTGAGTTCATTTTAAATAGACGTTCTCAGCATACCCCGGTTCAAACGGGTTACTCAGGAGATTGAAGTATTTATAGATTTTTCAGCCGAATGGATTCTCTGACATCAGCTCCAATCAAAGCCTAGGTGCTCTGTGCAGATTTTCTGGACCCCTCAGTCAAGCCGGAGGACGACAATAAAAAAGCGAGAGATGAGGATAAAGAAGAGCTAGAGAATGACAAGTTGGACTAGGCATTGTTGCCTATTAATTTTGAAATCCATTAGATTGACACTTCATACAGTTGATAGCTAAGCCTTCGTTTGCTTCATATTCAGGTTAGCTCAGACCATATGATTAATACATCTACATCAACTGTTTCACTCCCTTATGACTCAAGCTTTTATGCAATGATAATGCCACCGTTTAAAAGTTGAGGAAAGTGAAGAGTGTGGCAGGTTCTTGTTCTGTCTTTGTAAAATGGAATAGTGACCATCAAAATAGAGAACTACTTCTTAGGGCTTTGATTTCTGACAAATCACAAACTCCATTCTTTGCTACAATGGAATATGAAAAATTGGTTGATACAGCACCTAAAGAAGATCCCCCTAACACGACTTAGGAGTCTAGTGACTTAGATCGGATAAGATGGCCTATACTACATAGAAGAGCTTTAGAGTAGAAAAGCATTCTGTGAGTTTTTAATCTGGTTTAACTCGAGCATGACAAAAAGATACAATCGGAAGTGCCATTAAGTCTGTACGGTTGCCTTAACTACCAGATGATGAGAATTGAGGAAGGCTTGACAAAATGGTGAAGAACAAACTGAAAAGAAGAAGTGTAAGTTCTCCATATAGCAGATACCAATAACCCGGTGATGAAAGTTAGACTCATGACCTATTGCCTCGACTTTCTTTTATCACCCTAGCATGCTCGTCAGTGAGGATGTTCAGAAAACTATACGTCTTTCCCCTACTTACTGTTGGCTACACATCCATACTTTCAGCCCACATGGCAGACCAGCAAACAGCTATTGCGGAAATTCGCTTCCCCTCCCCGAGCCAGTGGCAAGTCAGTATCCGCTTGGATGGCGAAGCGATCTTTCTCAATCTTCCAAATGACTGGCCTAATATGAGCGAATTTAAATCGCTGGAAGAACTTTACACTAACGAAACATTAACCGGTGATGAAATCCGAATTCCCATTTTAGAGTCGCTTGCTAAGCATATTCGTTTTTTGGTTGATGATAAGCCAATAAGCTACGAGTCAAGATTTTCCAAAGATCCTGAATTTGACTATGAGCCATCTTTTGGGGAATCCCTTTGGGGGCTCATCGAGTATGAGGGTCTCTTACCTCAGAGAGCTAAGAGCTTTCGCTTGCATTTCCCTAGAGAATACTATCCTTTGGTGATTAACCTATATCCAGCGAATTCTAAAGCATTATTAACTGATATCTTTCCAGCGGGTTTGACCAGGCCCCCTGAGCCCTATTTTTTCGAGTCTTCGGGGAATATAGGTGTGAATAAAGATGAAAAAGGCCTAGTGACTTATCTAAAGGGGTGGCTAATAATACCCTTTTCATGCTCTATACTCTTGGTTGTTTTTGTATTTGGTTGGCTGATAAGGAAAAAATGGCCATTTTTTTAGGCAGGAAAAATTAAGCCTATTCATTTTTCTATTGGCAAATTATGAACTCTGGGCTAGCGTAACCGGCTCTCATGGTCAAAAAAGCATTGAAGAAGAAGGCATCAAAAGTCGCCAAAAAGAAAGCCTTGCCAGCTAAAGCCGCTAAAAAGAAAGTCGCTGCAAAGAAAAAAGCAGCTCCCCGCAAAGCAGGTAAGGCTCAAAAGAAGACTGCCAGTAAGAAAGTAGCAGTAAAGACTAAAGGGGTGTCTAAATCTAAGCCTGCTTCCAAAACATCAGCTAAGAAACCAGCCGCAAAGAAAAGCGCTAAGGCTCCAGCCAAGAAAGCAGCGGCAAAAAAAGCCAAAACCGTTGCGAAGAAGCCCATTTTAACGAGGGTAAATAAAGCCGCTAAGGAAAAGTCTACGAAAACAACTAAATCATCTGTGAAGAGTTTACAAAAGGGGCCGAATAAAAAGGTTGTGACTACCAGAACAGCAGCAAAACCAAAGCCTAGAACGAAAGCTTCGAAGGGTTCTCCCGCCGTGGAGATACATGAAACGCCTACAACAGCTCAGGCCAACGAAACAAAAGCTACTCCCAAAACGCAGACCTCTGCTCCTAGAGTAAAACCTGTCAAAAAAGTCTACCGCAAGCCCCTTTTCCCCATCAAACCCAAAGCTGAATTAAGGGTGGACGGTTCTCCTCTCCCTACATCTAAAACTAACAAGGCCCCGGTTAAGAAAATCAAGCTAAGTGCTAAATTCCTAGAATTACAAAAAGGACGTCTGCTAGAACTACGCGATCACATGCTCGATCAAATGCAAGGAGTCGCTCAAGACAGTCTTCGTTCAAAGTCTGATAGCAGCTCCTCTTCCGCATTTGGCATGCATCAGGCGGATGCCGGTAGCGATGCATACGAAAAAGATTTCGCCCTCAGTTTACTTAGCCAAGAACAAGATGCCCTTTATGAAATTGAGGAGGCAATCAAGCGCATTGAAACAAGCACTTACGGTGTTTGCGAAATGTCAGGAGAAAGTATACCTCTGGAACGATTAGAGGCTATCCCTTTTGCTCGATTTACAATAGAATGCCAGAAAAATGTAGAGCTTCAGAACCGTAGCCGAAACCGTTGGGACACGACTCCTCAGTTTATGGAGTCTGCTGATAACTTCTATGAAGAAGATGAGGATAGCGGCGAGGAAGAGGCTCAGAAACTAAAAAACTAGGAGATCTCGAAATGACTATTAAGAAGAATGCGCGCCGCAGGCGTCGCAATGCTAGGTCGTCAAGACGCCGCATTGATGTGCACGTCGACGCTATTGAATACAAAAACACCGACTTTCTGAGAAAGTTTATGACAGAACGCGGAAAGATATTGCCTCGTCGTGTGACAGGAATGACCTCTAAGCTTCACCGTAAACTTACTCGTGAAATCAGAAAATCACGTAATGTTTTATTGCTAAAATAATCTAGGAGAAATTCACACATGTCACGTATCTGTTCAATCACAGGTGCGGCACCTTCGCGCGGCCGCAAAATCAACCGCTCAGGTAAAGCCAAGAAAAAAGGAGGCATAGGTATGCACGTCACCGGTAATACACCGCGTACCATTACCCCTAACCTTCGTAACAAACGTATTTGGGTCCCTGAGCTAAACAAACACGTTCGTGTAAAAATTACGGCTAGAGCACTCAAAACCATCGATAAACGAGGTGCTTATAGCGTTCTTAAAGAAGCTGGTCTTATCTAATTTCCCATAATAGCAACTTATCTAAAATTTATCAAAGTAGTCGCTTGACCTACAGCTAAATCAAGAGCGTAATATCTTTACAGAACTTAAACCGGAGAATTTGTAACATGGCATTCAGTACAGTTAGCAAGAAAAGTGGCAAGACCTATTATCTTCACTTAAGGGAGCAAGAGCTTAAGGGTGGAAAAAAAGTGAATCTATATTACTTTGCAGGGGAAATTAAGCCAGGTGCAATTGACGCCCTACCTGAAGGTTACATTGTCTCAGAGAATGAGCGCACAGGTCTGCCTCTTCTGAAAAAAGGTTAGACTTTTTCGTCGCATTTTTCATAAAAAGGCGGTTATCCAAATGACCGCCTTTTTTATGGACGCAGTGTTCTATGCCCCATTCTGAACTCCAGAGTGCTCAGTCCGTTGATCTTTCCTTATACCGCATGCCTGCGGAATGGGAACCACATGAGGCCACGTGGTTAGCCTGGCCTCTCAACCAAGAAACCTGGCCCGAGCCTTACTTAGCTCCGACGCAAGATACTTTTGCCTTTTTAATCGCTCACCTGACTCCATACGAAAAGGTGCACCTGCTCATACCAGAACATGAAATTGAAAATCTAACTCAAAAGCTAGTTACTCATTCCATCTATGATGCAGCAAATTTACATCTACACCATTGGCCATATGATGATTCCTGGATGCGCGATGCTGGACCCATATTTGTTAAAAATGCTTCTGCAGAAGCATCCACTTTAGTAGCTCACAATTTTATCTTTAACAGTTGGGGGGAAAAATACAGTCCTTGGAAAGATGATAATGAAATCCCCCTCAAAGCGGGACAATATCTTAAGACTCCTACCCTAAATCACTCCCTGGTCTTAGAGGGCGGTTCCATTGAAGTTAATGGTGAAGGCGACTTGATAACAACTCGCCAGTGCTTACTCAGTCCTAACCGAAACCCTCACTTGAACCAAACTAATATTGAAAGCTACCTATGTAAGAATCTTGGATGTGATCGCATACACTGGTTGGGCCAAGGAATCGAAGGAGATGATACGGATGGCCACATTGATGATATTGCTCGGTTTGTTTCCCCTTGCAAAATTGTTGCTGCGGTCGAACACAACAAATCAGATCCTAATTTCGAGCCACTCAAAAATAACCTTAAGCAGCTAGCGAAATTGAAGCTAGCGAACCATCAATCCCTAGAAGTCTTAGAAATCCCCATGCCTCAAAAAAGGTTAGAGAATCCTTTTGGGCGTTCCCCTGCCAGTTATGCTAACTTCTATATTGCAAACAATATCGTATTCGTTCCTACCTACTCGGATCCCAATGATGAGAGAGCTTTAACAATACTCCAAGATGCCTTTCCTGAAAGGAAAGTAATGGGCAGAGATTGCCGATCCTTGGTAGTTGGTCTGGGTTCTATTCATTGCATCACTCAACAACAGCCTTTGTAAGCTTTAATAGTCACAAAATTGCCTATATAATGTCCATAATAACAAAGATTACACACCAAATTTAAGCTAGTCTGGATACGTAAAATATTTGTAGAAACTTTTCAAAGCAGCTCAACCTCGTAACCTTGGAAAAATAGTTATTGCTCCGTATCTTAATTATTTGTATAAGCACACAAGATAAACCTTAAGCCTATTCATTTAATTACAAGTTCTATTAGGTGAAATCATGGCAAACTAGAACAAACATTATGAAACATAGCAAAAATGATCAAATGGTCTTCTGGGGCTCATTCATAGCCCTTATCACAACGTCAATGGCCTTTATTATTAGGGCCATCTTAATTAACAGCG is a genomic window containing:
- a CDS encoding sigma-70 family RNA polymerase sigma factor; its protein translation is MKKKEPIKVKKSGEIQDTFQAYLNEIGKTKLLTRAQEIELAEKIKAGDSRARQHMIQANLRLVVKLAQDYKNYGLPMLDLISEGNLGLIRAVEKFDPEKGAKFSTYASWWIKQSIRRALANQSKTIRLPVYLSDRVQKMRRIEHQLTDELSRNPTDSELAAELEMTIAQVAMLKRVSLETLSLDASALSDTEDYTLAECLGDANSDDPSEQLEEMNMQQAAIEALAELDQREIRILSLRFGLEGEDVQTLSEIGKSFNVTRERIRQLQNGALRKVRRAIRRMDSESKRVAKNLQAKKSAAKKETRGILENKLPRETSCLEIKKPFPDKTGSLLA
- a CDS encoding homoserine dehydrogenase, with protein sequence MKTIGLGLVGCGVVGGGLVKALRKNSDLITQRSGLELNIARVAVRDIKKDRGIDPSCLTTEWLEVIQDPKVQVVIELMGGTDTSYKVVQRAIESDKPVVTANKALLAERGESLFALATERKVPLYFEASVAGGIPIVQALTEGLQANHIKSIHGIINGTCNYIMTRMASEGADFETILADAKRLGYAETDEALDVDGIDAAHKAAILATLAYGFFVPFDHVFVEGIRNLTPLDFDFASSLGYLPKLLATIKVNEKNAVEVRVHPTLIPKSHVLASIDGVYNAVAVEGDVVGNTLFYGRGAGADPTASAVLSDTIEVASQIASGDAARHFQEHHLYNKLITMDEVITRYYVRLTVDDKPGVLAQVADAFGKNNIGISSVIQPDKSNADGTIPLVLMLDKAKELVLQEAMQTITQLPVVKSPNQVIRLEDFEE
- a CDS encoding TraR/DksA C4-type zinc finger protein, producing the protein MVKKALKKKASKVAKKKALPAKAAKKKVAAKKKAAPRKAGKAQKKTASKKVAVKTKGVSKSKPASKTSAKKPAAKKSAKAPAKKAAAKKAKTVAKKPILTRVNKAAKEKSTKTTKSSVKSLQKGPNKKVVTTRTAAKPKPRTKASKGSPAVEIHETPTTAQANETKATPKTQTSAPRVKPVKKVYRKPLFPIKPKAELRVDGSPLPTSKTNKAPVKKIKLSAKFLELQKGRLLELRDHMLDQMQGVAQDSLRSKSDSSSSSAFGMHQADAGSDAYEKDFALSLLSQEQDALYEIEEAIKRIETSTYGVCEMSGESIPLERLEAIPFARFTIECQKNVELQNRSRNRWDTTPQFMESADNFYEEDEDSGEEEAQKLKN
- the rpsR gene encoding 30S ribosomal protein S18, with the translated sequence MTIKKNARRRRRNARSSRRRIDVHVDAIEYKNTDFLRKFMTERGKILPRRVTGMTSKLHRKLTREIRKSRNVLLLK
- the rpmB gene encoding 50S ribosomal protein L28, which translates into the protein MSRICSITGAAPSRGRKINRSGKAKKKGGIGMHVTGNTPRTITPNLRNKRIWVPELNKHVRVKITARALKTIDKRGAYSVLKEAGLI
- a CDS encoding agmatine deiminase family protein, whose amino-acid sequence is MPHSELQSAQSVDLSLYRMPAEWEPHEATWLAWPLNQETWPEPYLAPTQDTFAFLIAHLTPYEKVHLLIPEHEIENLTQKLVTHSIYDAANLHLHHWPYDDSWMRDAGPIFVKNASAEASTLVAHNFIFNSWGEKYSPWKDDNEIPLKAGQYLKTPTLNHSLVLEGGSIEVNGEGDLITTRQCLLSPNRNPHLNQTNIESYLCKNLGCDRIHWLGQGIEGDDTDGHIDDIARFVSPCKIVAAVEHNKSDPNFEPLKNNLKQLAKLKLANHQSLEVLEIPMPQKRLENPFGRSPASYANFYIANNIVFVPTYSDPNDERALTILQDAFPERKVMGRDCRSLVVGLGSIHCITQQQPL